A single region of the Drosophila miranda strain MSH22 chromosome 2, D.miranda_PacBio2.1, whole genome shotgun sequence genome encodes:
- the LOC108157029 gene encoding mitochondrial import inner membrane translocase subunit Tim17-A produces MEEYAREPCPYRIVDDCGGAFAMGCIGGGVFQAIKGFRNAPSGMSRRLIGSMTAIKTRSPVIAGNFAVWGGMFSTIDCTLVHFRKKEDPWNSIISGAATGGILAARNGVPAMAGSAIIGGVLLALIEGVGILFTRISADQFRNPPPPTEDPAALGDPASNFTFGTPTNQKQYQ; encoded by the exons ATGGAAGAATATGCTCGAGAACCATGTCCTTATAGAATTGTGGATGATTGTGGAGGTGCTTTCGCCATGGGATGTATAGGAGGCGGAGTCTTCCAGGCTATTAAGGGATTTCGTAATGCCCCGTCTGGTATGAGTAGAAGATTG ATCGGAAGTATGACTGCCATAAAAACCCGCTCGCCTGTAATAGCTGGAAATTTCGCAGTTTGGGGTGGTATGTTTAGTACTATTGATTGCACGCTCGTTCACTTTCGAAAAAAGGAAGACCCATGGAACTCAATAATAAGCGGAGCTGCAACTGGAGGAATATTAGCTGCAAGAAATG GTGTTCCTGCTATGGCCGGAAGTGCGATAATAGGCGGAGTTCTCTTGGCTCTAATTGAAGGTGTTGGAATATTATTCACGAGAATATCTGCTGATCAGTTCAGAAATCCACCTCCACCAACGGAAGATCCAGCCGCTCTTGGCGACCCAGCAAGCAATTTTACGTTTGGCACCCCTACTAACCAAAAGCAATATCAATAA